In one Rhinopithecus roxellana isolate Shanxi Qingling chromosome 1, ASM756505v1, whole genome shotgun sequence genomic region, the following are encoded:
- the LOC104657521 gene encoding ubiquitin-60S ribosomal protein L40-like, translating into MQIFVKTLTGKTITLEVKPSDTNEDVKAKIQDKEDYDIWKQSTLHLMLRLRGGIIEPSLGQLFQKRNFDKMICRKCYACLHPCAVNCCKKCDHTNNLHPKKKVKALPSSKGSLPGASIKCLFR; encoded by the exons ATGCAGATCTTTGTGAAGACCCTTACGGGCAAGACCATCACTCTTGAGGTCAAGCCCAGTGACACCAATGAGGATGTCAAAGCCAAAATTCAAGACAAGGAGG ACTACGACATCTGGAAACAGTCCACCCTGCACCTGATGCTGCGCCTGCGAGGTGGCATTATCGAGCCTTCCCTCGGCCAGCTCTTCCAGAAACGCAACTTTGACAAGATGATCTGCCGCAAGTGCTATGCTTGCCTGCACCCCTGTGCTGTCAACTGCTGCAAGAAGTGTGACCACACCAACAACCTGCACCCCAAGAAGAAGGTCAAGGCTCTTCCTTCCTCGAAGGGCAGCCTCCCTGGAGCCTCAATAAAGTGTCTCTTTCGTTGA